The sequence GAtgagggcaaaaaaaaacctaacTCTGCCTCGGCACAGGTGCCTGCTGGAAGTATATCATTAGCTTCTCTGCACGCCCCACGGCCTGGCATATGAAAACCGAGCAGGGCCGCAGGCTGGAATGCTCAGCCAGTCTTAGAATCGCGATACAGCACCGTGCCCAGCGGGACCCATAGCCACGGCGCCAGCCCGCACAGCGCCGCCGGGTCCCGCGGAGCGCCGCCGGGCCCTGCAcgggccctgcacagcccctgcacagcGCCGCCGGGCCCTGCACAGCAGCGGCGCGGTCTGGTCGCAGGCCCAGAACGGGGAGACAGCTGGGAGAGGATTCGAAAACCGCCATCGCCTGCCCGCCCCTGGGAGCCGCTCCCCAAAGCATCTCCCCCGTTACCTCAGGCCGCCCCAAATCGCCCTGCACACTGGAGAGCTGAGACCCAGCCGCCTGCCCGCCAGCCGCAGCAACACCACAGCCGCCATGGTGCGGAGACTCCTGGGCTCTTCCCGGCAGCCACTGTGGTAATGACGTAACCATGCCGGGCCGCCCCCCGCGCTGCCTCATGGGAACTGTAGTCCCACTGTGCACCACCCGCAGCGTTCCCACAGCCGCCATGGTGCGGGGACTCCCGCGCTCTTCCGGGCAGCCAGCGTAGTAATGACGTAACGATTCCGTCCTGGCCCGCGCTGCCTCATGGGAACTGTAGGCCCCGCGGCGCGCGTGTTGAGGGCTTGTCGGCCGGGGTGAGGCGCCTGGAGGCGCCCGCGGCCGCGCTCTGCGTGCCGCCCGCCTCCCCGTACCGTCAGCCGCGGGTGCCGAGCGGCCGTCGCGCCGCCTGCCCCCGCGTACCCCGGGCGCGGGGCGGGTGCGGCagaggcagcaccagcaggcgTGGGGAAGAGGTTTGGCAACAGAGTGTGTGGGACTAAAACAACATAAGGTAGGGACATCTGTCGTCACCCACGGCGACTGCGGCAGTCGCTGCGGTGCCAGTCAGAGGCTCTTGGCAGCTGCCTCCCGAGGTTTTCCCTCCCGCCTCTGCGGCGTGATGGTTGTCGGTGCTGTCAACCTGCTCGCTGGCGCAGGGAGTTTGTTCTGCGGCGCACCTCTCGCACCCGGCACACGATTGTACGTGAATGTCACTATtcctgtttgcttgtttgttttacaaAAGGATGAggtaggggaagatttgcctttgttcGACACAGAGAAGGCTATGTTTAGTCTAACTCAGAGAAGAATGTGagcaccttgtaactgaaggagagaaaccaggcagaatttggttggatgtgttagaaTACTGTTTTACTActttaacctattgtatgccttaattacacgcctgccagtagaaaatagccAGTCGGGATGTGACACCTATGCTTTCAAAAAGACTACAGAACTTTGCTGTATAGCATAATAAACTTCttcacctgcttacatcttgtccggGAAGCTTTGCATCGGTACAACAACAAATGGTGAGAAatagctctctgctctgcacagccctggttTGATTCGTGGCAGAAcgttcagcagctgtgtgcttgctctgaataaatagaatagaatagaatagaatagaatagaatagaatagaatagaatagaacagaattaaccagctgggaaaagacctccaagatcatcaagtccaaactatcacccaacaccatctgatcaactaaaccatggcaccaagtgccccatccagtctcttcctaaacacctccagtgatggtgactccaccacctccctgggcagcacattccaatggccaatctctctttctatgaagaacttcttcctaacatccagcctaaacctcccctggcacagcctgagactgtgtcctcttgttctagtgctggttgcctaggagaagagaccaaccaccacctggctacaacctcccttcagggagttgtagacagcaagaaggtctcccctgagtctcctccaggctaagcaaccccagctccctcagcctctcctgatagggctgtgctccaaacccctccccagctttgttgcccttctctgctcacAAGCAGCTCTGTCAAAGAGATCCGTGAAGAGCCTGGGCATAGGCACCAGCTGCACCAGGCAGTGTGTGGCACATGACTGGCAAAGGAACAGGAATTACCTAGAAAAAATACAGCTTTAGTTGTCTAAAACATGAGAGGGCTTCTTAAGTGGagcccctcagggatcagtgctgggaccagtcttgtttaacatctttgtgggtgccatggacagtggcattgagtgcaccgtgagcaagtttgctgatgacaccaagctgtgtggtgcaacagacacgctggagggaagggatgccatccagagggacctggacaggctggagaggtgggcacaagccaacctcgtgaggttcaacaagaccaagtgcaggctcctgcagctgggttgggacaatcccagacactgatataggctggacagggactggcttgagagcagccctgaagaaaaggacctgggggtgctgggggaggagaagctcaacaggagccagcagtgtgcatttgccacccagaaagccaataccatcctgggctgcatcaagagaagcatagccaacaggtcaagggaggtgattctccccctctactcccctCGAGAgagaccccacttggagcactgtgtccagttctggagcccctgttacaggaaggatctggaggtgttgaaaggtgtccagagaagggccacgaggatgagcagagggctggagctgctctgctatgaggacagactgaaggagttggggctgttcagtctggagaggagaaggctccaaggtgacctaattgtggcctttcagtatctgcagggggctacaagaaggctggggagggacttttgagggtgtcagggagtgataggactgggggaaaaaaactagaaatgagtagattcagactggatgttaggaaaaagttctttcccatgagggtggtgagaacctggcacaggttgcccagggaggtggtggaagcctcatccctggaggtttttaaggccaggctggatgtggctctgggcaacctgatctagtgagaggtgtccctgcccatggcagcggggttggaactagatgatccttgaggtcccttccaaccctaacaattctatgattctatgattcttttgcTGGTTTGGGGAAAAACTTTTcctgatcacaggatgttaggggttggaaggtacctcctaagatcattgagtccaaccccctgccagctgTTCTTAATTTTAAAAGAAGTGATCTCTACACATATCAACAGGATGCCACTCATCAGTAGCAAAACTCAGGTGCATGATCTGCAGGATCACAGCTGAAGCAGGAAAGAGTTGGTGCTCCTGAGTCTGGTATCAGCCTCTGGAATGTTTTGCATTTTGTGTGTGGTTGAGGTCAGGACACACAAAATGTGTGCAGGTCAGGACACACAAAATGTGTGCATTGGTTATGCAATGATTGGATCCATGTGAAGGAGTTTAGCTATTTATTGCCACTGTGAAAGAGTGGTTGCCAACACAAAGAACACGAGGAGGTTACAGGGCAGTGACTTTCCATGTTTTGTCTCtccttgctggcagcagcagtgggtgcctgtggctgggaagagcagcctgcagagggagGTGGCTCTGCTTGCACAGGCTGGGTCTCAGGTGGccctggagggagagaggagtgtCCTCTGGTTTACCTCATCTTTGGGGGTTGGTGGGCTGCTCAGAGGTGTCACTAGTGGATTGGTGTAGCATGTTGCCAGGCAAGTATTCTTCTATAACCTTAGGCCTGCCATTTCTGCCACTTAGGCCCTTTTTTTTCATGACCATTGGCTAGTTGTGCTTTAGCTTAATCAAGCTTACATCTCTAAAAGGTACATAGCAACATCCCAAAGGTCAAACTGTGGGCCTTCAGCATCAGCCTGATTATTCAAACTATGCCTCAGTCAAACTAGGTGTggtaggtttaggctatgcctttaaatttttttcacagatcttgaacagaaagtagtaaaatgcaaacaaatcactcttgagtgtaaaaaggaaaataatgatagttctaaacaatcccgtTGGAAAGATAACAGACTTAgagagtgttggatgatggcttgggctcgatgatcttgaagatcttttccaacctgaagggaggttgtagccaggagggagttggtctcttctctcaagcaaccagccccagaacaagaggacacagtctcaggggaagtttaggctcgagttgaggagaaagttcttcactgagagagttgttagttgttggaatgtgctgcccagagaggtggtggagtcaccatccctggaggtgttcaagaggggactggatgtggcacatggtgccacggttcagtcatgaggtctgtggtgacaggttggacttgatcatctttgaggtctcttccaaccttgatgattctgtgaacctgtgaatatttcctcctctccctctcttccccttccctctccctctccacctcaggctgggagatactaactttgtGCTTCTGATGGCTtttgcttgaccttggctgcattgtttttattaagtctaaggtctctctgctcctctctctcatcccttttgtacaggggagtaagggggaggcagggaggcagaagctagtagcttcccttggtccttggccagggggggttcttgtgctgtttaataattgcaaatacctgtaaatattgtgaaTCCtctatattttgtacacattcattgcatttcattgtagactatggttttgcttgtaaatacagcattcttttgattccagctgagctggtctggcaaatttaatgttgtggggtgaaatttcaacccaccacacaaggcAGGCCAAGATACAGCCCTGTGTGCTTTCTGTTAACATACACCACCACAGAAGCACTTTGGAAGAGCAGTCTTTGCACTAACTCAACCTGTGCTGCCCTAACTTGGTGTTCAGCAGGCTTGTCACAGCAAAGAGGATTCTCCCAAGACAGGAGAAGCTTCTGAAGGTAGTGTTATTTATTTGTGTCCTGAGTCCCATGCATTGCTTGCCATATACACCTCTCAATTTTCTCAGTGCCTATCAGACTTCAGTCACCATGGGACAGTTTTCCTTTCGTTCCCTTATGGCTTCCCAAGGTCATCATCGGTGACTTAATCTTTGCAGAGGCTACTGAAAACCACAGAGGTGTGAAAGAGACTTCATAGAGGGTAAAAATTGTGAGACAGAGATTAGTTTTCAATTACTGTTTTATTTCTGTGATTGAAGACACAGTCAGGTCTTGTAATTCAGTATTTTAGCTGCAAAATGAGGTTGTGGGCAAGGGTATGTATTTGAAGGGAACTACCTAATCTGTCTACTATCCAGGGGGCTAAATTTAAATCAGAGGGAGAGTGGGTTTGTGATTGGCAGCTCTAGTTTGTTGCATGGGAAGAATTCCTCTTTCTTGGAATGTGCAAATGAAACAAGAATATCCCCTTAGTAAATTGTGGAAGCGAAGGGTGGAGAGAGGAAGCTAATGCATTTTATCTCCATTTTGTTTGGGGTAAGGGAAATTAGATGCAGGTTTTCTCTCATTTTGGAACATCTTCCACCTTGTGAAGAGAGACAGGACAAAAGAAGGTTCCTGTGCTTTCAGTAGGTGTAGCTGGCAGTGAAAAGGGACTGTGTAGCAGCTGTGTCAGCCTTCCCAGTTGTGGCATACTGTCCTCTGCAAGCCAAACTGTTAatctgaaaaagaaacagaaaggagtGAGAAAGACAGAAGTAGAAAGGCAGCGAGGGTGACCAAGCAAGGTGAAAGAAGAGAGTAACATCCCTGGTGAACATGAAGTGCCAGGAGTGGTGGGGACAAGAAAGGCCTGAAGGTGACAACATGTCTCCCTTCATGGTgaggagctcctctgtgtgctgAGGGGAAGCCTCATACCTGTGCCCGCTTGCGGAAGGCCTCCTGTGCAGCCTTCTTGTTCTCACTCTTGCCCACccatgctgccagggcagaggcttgcagggctctgccataGGAAAAGGTCAGTTTCCAAGGCTTAGGCAGAGGCAACTGATTCATGGCATTCAGGTTGACAGAAGCCTCCTCTTCACTCTGACCTCCAGACAGGAAGCAGATTCCTGCAAGAAAGAGGTTTCAAGGCTTAGAAACAGAGTGCTCTAGCCACCACAATCCCTGACCTTTACGTGCCAGAGGAGCCACAGTGTCACACgtagcagccaggccagcaggagtGGCAGTGTGAACAGATGTATGGGAATGAATCAGCAATcaccaggaacagcagcaggcaccgtGCGGAGAAGAGTAGTGACAGTTGCCACGGCTACATCCTGAGGGGTGTACTTCTTGGGGCAGGAGTGCCCAGCTGTCACCATGTTGGGTTTCAGCAGTGTCCCTTCCAGGTACACATGATGGTCATTCAAGGCCTTGTACACAGCAGCCAGAACCTGGGAAAAAACAGGATTGAATAGAGACCTCTGCTCAATCTTTACCTCAACCTGCTGCAGAAAGATGTCTTATTCCTTGGGACTGTGAGAAGATCAAATTGAGCTTTGCTTTCCCATGAAACTTATTGCAGAGTTTGCAGCCCTGGAGACAACACTGCTTTTGAGAtgaccatgtcctgaagtgccacgtgGGTCAGTTGCCCTTGGCTGAAGCCACCTCTGTCCATTTGTGCagagtctctccccagctctacTGGAGCCACCTTCAAAtattggaaagctgctctagggcatccctggagccttctcttctccaggctgagcccagaacACCATGATTCTATTCTTCCTATTTACTGGATTTGTCCCTGCAAACAGATACCTAAAGAGAGGTAGTGTTTTTGCTACCAGTGTATGAtctgggagttggtctcttctcccaggcaaccagcaccagaacaagaggacacagtctcaagctgtgccaggggaggtttgggctggatgttagtagaatagaatagactagactagagtagaccaggttggaagagatcttcaagatcatcgagtcaaacctatcatccaacaccacctaatcaactaaaccatgcaaccaagcatcctatcaagtctcctcctaaacacctccagtgatggtgactccaccacctcctcaggcagcccattccaatgggcaatcactctgtctgtgtagaacttcttcctaacctccagcctaaacctcccctggtgcagcctgagactgtgtccccttgttctggtactggctgcctgggagaagagaccaacatctgcctgtctacaacctcccttcaggtagttgtagagagcaagaaggtctcccctgagtctcctcttctccaggctaagcaaccccagctccctcagtctgtcctcatagggcttgtgttccaaacccctcaccaactttgttgcctctggactcgttccagcaagtcaacatccttcctaaattgaagggcccagaactggacacaggactcaaggtgaagtattcaggaagaagttcttcacagaaagagtgctttgccattggaatgtgctgcccagggaggtgttggagtcaccatcactggaggtgtttgggaaaagactggatgaggcacttggtgccatggtttagttgattagatggtgttgggtgataggttggactcagtgatctcaaaggtttgagtggaaacccaaacacatggTTTATACTCTTGCATTCTCTATTATCTCAGTGCTTGACTGTGCACAACTCATTATTGTGATGCTCTTaggaaatacattaaaaataaaaaaaaggttCTTTGACATCTGTGAGCACAAACTGCATAAGGTGAGCTACTGCTTTGTGCAGGGGAGGAGAGGTGCAGAGATATTTTACCTTTTCAGTGACGTACTGACAGCGCTGAAGATCATGGTCTCCATCAGGCAAGATTTCTGGCTCCACAATGGGCACCAAGCCatgctaagaaaaaaaatcaggtaatTATTTAGGGGTCTGTTTCTTGCTGGCTACCCTGACTTTGGTGGCATTCTTTtttgctgccctgcccttcttcctcatctttccCAAAACCTTTGCAGAGGTCCGCCTCTCAGATCATCACAGAACAGTAAGAAGCAGCAACACCGTCTCAGGAAATGTTGCTGGAGGGTAGATACCTGCTGGCAGATGCTGGCATAGCGTGCCAAAGTGTTGGCATTCTCTTCAATGGCCAGTTGAGAGGGTGTTGTGCTGGTGATCTTCAGCACTGCTCGCCACTTGCCAAAGTCGACACCATCCTTCTTGTACTGGGCACAGCGCTCAGCCAGTccatccagccctgcaggtgaaaAAACAATTCCTCACTGAATGCAGCTCTTCAGGACACAGGTCTGGGAAGTGCCATGACACCAGCCAAGGCTGTGAGTCAGGTGAGTCACCCCCTGGCTTTTGCTGCACCAATTGTAGCTTAGGCTCCTTAGATCTCTTCTTACCTTGGATGGTGGTTTCTCCATTTGTTCCTGCTAGAGGTGCTGTGCCTTTATCCAGCtgtggacatcaggaggaaagaaagggttACAGAGAGACTGAAATCTGTTTCATTCTTATTACCCATGGCTAGCCTGCCTTTGCAGACTAACTGAGTAAAGTCAGGGGCTGCAGAAGAGTGACTATTggagcaaagggaaagaaagagagtgaATTGGATATTTGGAAGGGACAATGTGTAGGTGTCTGCAGGGAATGGCTCAAGTTCTGTCTGTGGGAAGGACTGGATTTAGGTTACTGCATGGAGAGATGTAGTTGCAGTGAATGGTGAATAGATGGGAGTCAGTGTATGAGAAGTGCCTGCCTGAATGCAAATGTGCCCCTGGTTAGTTgtacaaaaccaacacaaagaaTGATGCAGCGATTCTGCAGtgatttttaaggccaagcaCAGAAAAAGGAGTGTTTGGCAAGAGAGAGTGCAGCCTCATATATGATTTTCACTGGAAAGGGGGATTGGATTATTTTGCCAGTCAGCAGCTTACAGAGCCTCACCTTTATCCCCACCACAATGCCTTTTTCTTTGATGAGAGTTGGAAATGGCTTTCCAGTGCTGTCTTTCTGATAGAGAGTCTCATGGAAGAGGATCACTCCCCCGATGCTCTGGTTGATGGATGCATCTGAAGTGAAGAGGATCTCCCGAAAAGCCCTTCGATTCTCCTCTGTGTTCTCCACATtgatcctctgcagcctgttcccCATGGTACCTAATGAGGTGGACAAAGGTCAGACAGAGAGGCAACAGGTTTGGCTAATCTGCTGGTCCCAGTGTATAGTAATGAAGTGGGGCTTCAGTTCAGAACTTTCCTTCTCAaccttctcaggatctcaggtagtgctaggactagggggaatggaatgaagctggaggtggggagattcagactggatgtgaggaggaagttcttccccatgagagtggtgaagccctggaatgggttgtccagggaggtggttgaggccctgtccctggaggtgtttaagcccaggctggatgaggctctggccagcctgatgtagtgtggggtgtccctgcccatggcaggggggttggaactagatgatccttgtggtcccttccaaccctgactgatactatgatactatgaacctGAAATTTGTCAGCTTTTGTTGCTGTAGACACAGCACTGTCTGGAAGAGGTTTTCCTGCTCATTCAACAGTTTTAAAACCTTCTTAATTTATCCCACTGATTTCAAAGATGAAGCAAACCTAAAAGTCTTAGGTACTGCTAATTGATTCATATCCAGAACTCACCCACGGATTCATCTGCAGCTAGGATGCCCTTTCCTGAAGCCACAATCCTCTGGGCAATGTCTGAGAGAGctttcttctgctctggagTCAGCGCTGGGAATTGGTGGGTCATGTTGATTTACCTATGGAAGACAGTTACTGTTACAAGGTGGGGGAGACTGTATACACCAACTGCAACAGAGACACAACTTGGGTAGTTCTGTTGGAGGGGTCTTCTTGTTTGTCCATGTTATTATAGGCACATTCACAGAAATCcattggggtttttcttttcttggtgtGTCTGGCAAcagcagaagagagaaatgCAAATGACACACCCTAACACATCCTTCCAGAACCAGAGTGGGAAAGACTCTGCATTTAATATGGATTTGCTCAGAGACTAGAGGAAGGTCAGTCTGCTATTAAAATGTGCACTAAACTAACAAGTGTGATACTTCCAGACTCTGCAAACTTCTTTGCTAAGAACTGAAGACATTTTTGGTCTCAGTGAAGAGAATCACTTACCTGTACACTTTTCCTAACAGTGCTCCTCTTCCACTCCCTGGTCTGTGTTGGCAGTATTTGCTGCTTTCTCTAGTTGACTTCCCATCCCCATCGTCCTGCCTCACTTTTAAATGAGCTCCTTTCCATGGCCACTCTCAAAGCTGCTtactttatatatataaaagaccTGGGGGTTTAGAAGGATCCACCACCTGTTACTGTCTTTCCAGCTGTGGCAGAAACTTAGCAGATGCAGATACATAGCACCTGAAATCCAAGTTCTGTCTTATATTACAAAGCGCTTGATCTTGATGATGTTTGGATTGTATGGCACTCAGTTACAGTTATTCAGATCACCTGAACAGTCCAGGTTACATCCCTGTGTGGCGTAAACCTGTGAGCCTGAACCATAaatcctttcttccctctgttTATAATGTGCTGTAGCTAAAGCACCACCAAATGTTATTTCAGCTGGGTGGTGAATCTATCAAATgaatcattttaaaaaaaaagaaaaaggaggaaaacaaggGGGTTAGAgggtgggtgggggtggaaatCCTTGTCTTACCCTTCCTGCTAAAGGTATGGAGAAAAGATCAGGGGTCTGGCTGCTACTCATGACAGGGTGAGTGCCAACATCAACAGAATTCTGTGCATCCTGCCCAATGGCGCCAAGTTTTCTGGCAACAATACTACCACAGTACCGTGATAGCTACAAATCTACATCTCTGATTTATAGTCAAAGGTCTTAGGTATTGGTAATGTTATTGTGCAAGATTCAAATGGGGGTGTCTACCAGTACAGACCAgtccaatgtggtgcccagatGTCTGCTTTTTTAGTTGTTTGTAAGTAGAATTCCCTCCTGTGCAACTGAACACTGGTGAGTCAGTCTAGGTTTAGAGGGAATTTGAAGGAGTGCATGATGAAGACTGTGTGAAAAGAGGGAGGGTTCCTTCCTTTGCCAAGTGCTGAAATGCTTTGCTGTGGTCCTGCAAAAGCAGACTCTGCCAAACTCCTCTCTGTGtatgccaggctgtgctcaagatCCTTCTATTGTGATCATCACAGCTCCATCACTCCTGGCTTTACTTTAAGAGCTATGATCCACACTGCGTGGCTAATGAAGTTCTCCTGTAACCTTCACTATCCCTCACCTGCTTTCTGTGTCTGATAGGTCTCTTAGAAATAGGAAACTAGCTTGTTATTATGATTCTGGTAATAACAGTTTGTGTCAAAAGCACTTCAGCCAAAAAAACGTAGCACTGTTAAATAAATTGCTACACCACATCATGAGGAGACACTCCAGTAATCCACAGTCTCTGTGGAAAGGCTGGAAAACTCTGATCTGCTGAGAACATGGTCTTCTCCAAGGTCAAAGCTAATGAATTGCTGCCTCAGAAATGGgatttcagagctgcagcttgggGGTTTGCTACAGCATGAGTAGGTGTGTCCAGGTAATCTTTAATCCAGGTAGCAGAGCTACATGACCATCAGTCACTCTAGTTATGTTCTCATGGGTATATTTTCTCTCCAGCAATGCAATATGCAGTGAGACTAATGTCTGTTGTATCTTACTTGTTTCCAGTGTTTGCCTAATGATAACAAAGAAACAGTTATCACTCAAAGCCAGCCTGCAAAGCAGTTCTCAGTGGATAATTCTGGTGGGTAATTCTGGTGTTAGTGAGTACTTTGAGAGACTGAAGCACTGCAGTGTAGTTCCACAACGATGAATTGGAAGACAGCAAATTACTTCCAGTTTATATGCAAGTATTTCATTGAATGTGGAGGTGCAGGGGGAGATTTGCCAGAGGCTCCCCAAAATGGTTTGTAAGACCTTGGTGAGTGGTTCCCAGCTACCCTGCTGAGCTACAAATAAAATGCACAgcttttctaactgaaatgGTGAGGAAAAGAGTGCAAAGGAGCAGCT is a genomic window of Dryobates pubescens isolate bDryPub1 chromosome Z, bDryPub1.pri, whole genome shotgun sequence containing:
- the ALDOB gene encoding fructose-bisphosphate aldolase B, which produces MTHQFPALTPEQKKALSDIAQRIVASGKGILAADESVGTMGNRLQRINVENTEENRRAFREILFTSDASINQSIGGVILFHETLYQKDSTGKPFPTLIKEKGIVVGIKLDKGTAPLAGTNGETTIQGLDGLAERCAQYKKDGVDFGKWRAVLKITSTTPSQLAIEENANTLARYASICQQHGLVPIVEPEILPDGDHDLQRCQYVTEKVLAAVYKALNDHHVYLEGTLLKPNMVTAGHSCPKKYTPQDVAVATVTTLLRTVPAAVPGICFLSGGQSEEEASVNLNAMNQLPLPKPWKLTFSYGRALQASALAAWVGKSENKKAAQEAFRKRAQINSLACRGQYATTGKADTAATQSLFTASYTY